One genomic segment of Photobacterium sp. DA100 includes these proteins:
- a CDS encoding beta-N-acetylhexosaminidase yields MSFRLDFVVIDQQPDQSRLALTLHNLSDRPLCLWSLHFTLGRWINHTSLTHGQLEQVGSYCTLTPGRDEVLKPNDHFYTEFTIGTKPFTLLDDGIIDAFICSEGQTPLITPQPVEITAFGLQQPNRNRHSTPLEPAAAISLVPAPQQLKALVGKFTFTPHSAISLGTPLAEGCCRWLQAELERQLNEPIDVQPQGNIHYQYRGQLAEGAYQLLVEQDDIWLLASSEAGFCYATSSLLQLFPPQPNHRAEAARRLPMVEISDAPHFGHRGMMLDCARHFHPVARIKFLLDQLARYKFNVFHWHLTDDEGWRVEIDAYPELTRIGAWRGPNEPIQPQFTTISHRYGGYYTKQDIRDIIDYAADRGIMVIPEIDIPGHCRAAIKSLPELLVDPQDRSVYRSIQGYNDNILSPALQGTYTFLTKVLDEICELFPAPYVHIGADEVPTGVWTDSPACQALMDEHGYAEPMELQGHLLRFAEHHLNSKGKRMMGWEEATHGDKVSKDTIIFSWLNEQAGLSAAQAGYEVVMQPGQSTYLDMAQGDSADEAGVDWAGKLVLEQVYQYQPLADLPTSDPAHQRIRGIQCALWCELINSQSRFEYMIYPRLLAIAEIGWTAPEKRSWPDFTARLAGQFAYLDKVGINYRRCE; encoded by the coding sequence ATGAGCTTTCGTCTCGATTTTGTCGTCATCGACCAGCAGCCGGATCAATCCCGGCTCGCGCTGACGCTTCACAACTTGTCAGACCGGCCGCTGTGTCTGTGGTCACTGCATTTCACACTGGGGCGTTGGATCAACCATACCAGCTTGACCCATGGCCAGCTTGAACAGGTAGGAAGCTACTGCACCTTAACCCCTGGCCGTGATGAAGTGCTAAAGCCCAATGACCACTTCTACACCGAGTTCACCATAGGGACCAAGCCGTTTACGCTACTGGATGATGGAATCATTGACGCTTTCATCTGCAGTGAGGGCCAAACGCCATTAATCACCCCTCAGCCGGTAGAAATCACCGCCTTTGGCTTGCAGCAGCCGAACCGCAACCGTCACAGTACGCCGCTTGAACCGGCCGCGGCAATCAGTCTCGTCCCTGCACCGCAACAGCTAAAAGCCCTGGTCGGAAAGTTTACATTCACTCCCCACTCGGCCATCTCACTGGGTACCCCTCTGGCTGAAGGTTGCTGCCGCTGGTTGCAGGCCGAGCTCGAGCGCCAACTTAACGAGCCGATCGACGTCCAGCCGCAAGGCAATATTCACTACCAATACCGGGGGCAGTTGGCTGAGGGCGCATATCAGCTGCTGGTGGAACAAGATGATATCTGGTTGCTGGCCAGCTCTGAAGCCGGCTTCTGTTATGCCACCTCATCCTTGCTGCAGCTGTTTCCCCCGCAACCCAATCACCGGGCAGAAGCGGCCCGTCGCCTACCCATGGTGGAGATCAGCGATGCACCGCACTTTGGCCACCGCGGCATGATGCTGGACTGTGCCCGCCACTTCCATCCGGTGGCGCGGATCAAGTTCTTGCTCGACCAGCTGGCACGATACAAGTTCAACGTTTTCCACTGGCACCTCACCGATGACGAAGGCTGGCGCGTAGAGATAGATGCCTACCCGGAACTGACTCGCATTGGTGCCTGGCGTGGCCCCAACGAGCCAATCCAACCGCAATTTACCACCATAAGCCACCGCTACGGCGGCTATTACACCAAGCAGGATATCCGTGACATCATCGACTATGCCGCGGATCGCGGGATCATGGTGATCCCGGAGATTGATATCCCGGGACATTGTCGTGCGGCAATAAAATCACTACCCGAATTACTTGTGGATCCTCAGGACCGCTCTGTTTACCGAAGTATTCAGGGGTACAACGACAACATCTTGTCGCCTGCATTGCAGGGGACTTATACCTTCCTCACCAAGGTACTCGATGAAATCTGCGAGCTTTTCCCCGCGCCTTATGTCCATATCGGAGCCGATGAAGTCCCGACAGGAGTTTGGACCGATAGCCCTGCCTGCCAGGCTTTGATGGACGAACATGGCTACGCCGAACCCATGGAGCTTCAGGGCCACCTCTTGCGCTTTGCCGAGCATCATCTCAACAGCAAAGGCAAGCGCATGATGGGCTGGGAAGAAGCGACCCACGGCGACAAGGTCAGCAAGGACACCATTATTTTCTCCTGGTTGAACGAGCAAGCCGGACTCTCCGCAGCCCAAGCGGGGTATGAAGTTGTGATGCAACCCGGCCAAAGTACTTACCTCGATATGGCCCAAGGCGACTCTGCCGACGAGGCGGGGGTCGACTGGGCAGGCAAGCTTGTCCTGGAGCAGGTATACCAATACCAGCCCCTTGCCGATTTGCCGACCTCAGATCCCGCCCACCAACGTATCAGAGGCATCCAGTGCGCCCTCTGGTGCGAGCTGATCAATAGCCAGAGCCGATTCGAGTACATGATCTACCCACGCTTGCTGGCCATCGCCGAGATCGGCTGGACAGCCCCGGAAAAACGCAGCTGGCCAGATTTCACCGCCCGCCTAGCCGGCCAGTTTGCTTATTTAGACAAAGTAGGCATCAATTACCGTCGCTGCGAGTAA
- a CDS encoding N-acetylglucosamine kinase codes for MTDPIRYYVGVDGGGTSCRARITDHNGHCLGEAKTGSANILLGADVAMASIIDAIATAAAAAGLTEDCYPAMSVGLALAGAEQRSAWYEFMAQPHPFGAVTLNTDAYGACLGAWGGNDGAILIAGTGSCGILLKDTKQHVVGGREFPISDQGGGAVMGLRLIQQTLLAHDGIRPMTALAEHVLDHFNHDIDAIVSWSKTARPCDYGQFSPAIFAEAYRGDALGIELLNQTAADVEMWMKALIHRGANQICLMGSIAERIRPWLIPPLQQRITPPLGDAMDGALAMARGNHNLYPL; via the coding sequence ATGACTGATCCTATTCGCTATTACGTCGGGGTCGACGGGGGCGGCACATCCTGCCGCGCCCGGATCACCGACCATAACGGGCACTGCCTGGGGGAAGCCAAAACCGGCAGCGCCAATATCTTGCTGGGCGCTGATGTTGCCATGGCATCGATCATCGATGCCATTGCGACCGCAGCCGCCGCCGCGGGCCTTACCGAGGACTGCTACCCGGCAATGTCTGTTGGCCTGGCCTTGGCGGGCGCCGAGCAGCGCTCGGCATGGTATGAGTTTATGGCCCAGCCACACCCGTTTGGGGCTGTCACCCTAAACACCGATGCCTACGGGGCTTGCCTTGGTGCCTGGGGCGGTAACGACGGGGCAATTTTGATCGCAGGCACAGGCTCGTGCGGGATCTTGCTCAAAGACACCAAACAGCACGTGGTTGGCGGACGCGAGTTTCCGATCTCCGATCAGGGCGGCGGCGCCGTCATGGGGCTTCGCCTTATCCAGCAAACCCTGCTGGCCCATGACGGGATCCGTCCCATGACGGCACTGGCAGAGCATGTGCTTGACCACTTCAACCATGATATCGATGCCATCGTCAGCTGGTCTAAAACTGCCCGCCCCTGTGATTACGGCCAATTCTCTCCTGCTATTTTTGCAGAGGCCTACCGGGGTGATGCACTGGGGATCGAACTGCTCAACCAGACGGCAGCGGACGTAGAAATGTGGATGAAAGCCCTGATCCATCGCGGGGCCAATCAAATCTGCCTGATGGGCAGTATTGCCGAGCGGATCAGGCCCTGGCTGATCCCGCCTTTGCAACAGCGCATCACCCCGCCATTGGGTGACGCGATGGATGGTGCGCTGGCCATGGCCCGCGGTAACCACAACCTATACCCATTGTGA